The following are from one region of the Nostoc cf. commune SO-36 genome:
- a CDS encoding RloB family protein — protein sequence MARTKANSGGYSPRKVNTREVKQRFLIVCEGAKTEPNYFRSFRVPKNVVQIDVQGLGENPSKLVQSAKELKKQGEYDQVWCVFDRDSWTIEDFNNAIKNAKDHGFKVAYSNKAFELWYVLHFEFLNTGIPRSDYLKKLTYLFGRTYQKNSETIYDDLFEKQVIAIKNAENLLRQYNPHIPAKDNPSTTVHLLVQELNKFIL from the coding sequence ATGGCTAGAACAAAAGCAAACTCTGGTGGATATTCACCGAGAAAAGTTAATACTAGGGAAGTCAAGCAGAGATTCTTAATTGTATGTGAAGGAGCGAAAACTGAACCTAACTACTTTAGAAGTTTTCGTGTTCCTAAGAATGTCGTTCAAATAGACGTGCAGGGTTTAGGAGAAAATCCAAGCAAACTTGTGCAAAGTGCAAAGGAACTGAAAAAGCAAGGAGAGTACGATCAGGTTTGGTGTGTTTTCGATCGTGATTCTTGGACGATAGAAGATTTTAATAATGCTATTAAAAATGCTAAGGATCACGGTTTTAAAGTAGCTTATTCTAATAAAGCGTTTGAATTATGGTATGTTCTCCATTTTGAATTTCTCAATACTGGTATTCCTCGAAGTGATTATCTGAAGAAGTTAACTTATTTATTTGGTCGAACATATCAGAAGAATAGCGAAACAATTTATGATGATCTATTTGAAAAACAAGTTATTGCTATTAAAAACGCTGAAAATCTTCTTAGACAATATAATCCTCACATTCCAGCCAAAGACAATCCATCAACAACGGTGCATTTATTAGTGCAGGAACTCAACAAGTTTATTTTATAA
- a CDS encoding HIT family protein translates to MKQQKNQFSHLTAIERNYLSFPAQLLLNQNLLQGKILDFGCGFGNDVKILRQKGLDITAYDPYYFPEYPDNKFDTIICFYVLNVLFPEGQANVLMEISHLLKPGGKAYYAVRRDIKKEGFREHYVHKKPTYQCIVKLPFPSICLDEHREIYEYIHYNYQRNTSNYCIFCNPRKNLKLLTESATAYAIFDGYPLSKGHILVIPKRHVSNYFELPFKEQSACWFMVNKVQEILKAEFEPDGFNIGMNINRAAGQNIMHSSIHIIPRYKGDTFSTKSGIRNVIPKKQ, encoded by the coding sequence ATGAAACAGCAAAAAAATCAGTTCAGCCATCTTACTGCGATCGAAAGAAATTATCTATCATTCCCTGCACAGCTTTTATTAAATCAAAACCTTCTCCAAGGTAAAATACTAGACTTTGGTTGTGGCTTTGGTAATGATGTTAAAATACTGCGCCAAAAAGGTTTAGATATTACAGCCTATGACCCCTATTATTTTCCAGAATACCCTGATAATAAATTTGATACAATAATTTGCTTTTATGTTTTAAATGTTTTATTTCCTGAAGGGCAAGCTAATGTTCTTATGGAAATATCCCATTTATTAAAGCCGGGAGGTAAAGCTTATTACGCTGTCAGAAGGGATATCAAAAAAGAAGGTTTTAGAGAGCATTATGTCCATAAAAAACCAACATATCAATGTATCGTCAAACTTCCGTTTCCTTCAATTTGCTTAGATGAGCATCGGGAAATATATGAATATATTCACTATAACTATCAGCGAAATACATCTAATTATTGTATATTCTGTAATCCTCGTAAAAATCTAAAATTATTAACTGAATCAGCAACGGCTTACGCTATCTTTGATGGCTATCCTCTAAGTAAAGGACATATTTTAGTTATTCCTAAACGTCATGTTAGCAATTATTTTGAACTACCATTTAAAGAGCAATCTGCTTGCTGGTTTATGGTGAACAAAGTACAAGAAATTCTCAAAGCAGAATTTGAACCTGATGGTTTTAATATAGGAATGAATATCAATCGAGCCGCAGGTCAAAATATTATGCACTCTAGTATTCATATCATCCCTCGTTACAAAGGTGATACTTTCTCTACTAAAAGTGGAATCAGGAACGTTATTCCTAAAAAACAATAG
- a CDS encoding Uma2 family endonuclease: MVLQVNPIQKEPIVTWEALPADFILPDDPVENIQQPAIAAALTDALGSTARIQPQMLIGSNFGLVATVNKKIVVKAPDWFYVPQVQPVGTNVVRRSYTPNLEGAAVAVVMEFLSDTEGGELSVRSTPPYGKLYYYEKILQVPTYITYDLYEPSIELRCLQNGQYNLQQADANGRYWIPELELFLGIWQGERLCQTMNWLRWWDIEGNLLLWSSEQAQQERQRAEQERQRADILAAKLRELGIDPDA; encoded by the coding sequence ATGGTTCTACAAGTTAACCCCATCCAAAAAGAACCAATTGTTACTTGGGAAGCACTTCCAGCCGACTTCATTTTACCAGACGATCCAGTGGAAAATATTCAACAACCTGCGATCGCTGCTGCGCTTACCGATGCTTTGGGAAGCACAGCACGCATCCAACCTCAAATGCTGATTGGCTCTAATTTTGGTCTTGTAGCCACAGTCAACAAAAAAATCGTTGTCAAAGCCCCAGACTGGTTTTACGTACCTCAAGTGCAGCCTGTGGGAACAAATGTAGTTCGTCGCAGCTATACCCCCAATTTAGAAGGCGCTGCTGTGGCTGTAGTGATGGAATTTCTCTCAGATACAGAAGGGGGAGAACTATCCGTCCGCTCAACTCCACCCTACGGTAAACTCTATTATTACGAAAAGATTCTCCAAGTTCCCACCTACATCACCTACGACCTCTACGAACCAAGCATAGAACTACGATGCTTGCAAAATGGACAATATAATTTGCAGCAAGCAGATGCCAATGGTCGTTACTGGATTCCTGAGTTAGAGTTATTTCTCGGAATTTGGCAAGGTGAAAGATTATGTCAAACCATGAATTGGCTGCGCTGGTGGGATATAGAAGGAAATTTGCTGTTGTGGAGTAGCGAACAAGCCCAACAAGAACGCCAACGTGCTGAACAAGAACGCCAACGTGCTGATATACTAGCAGCTAAGTTACGTGAGCTAGGTATTGACCCTGATGCATAG
- a CDS encoding HEAT repeat domain-containing protein, which translates to MFIPQNVRQVYQVLPELPKEHLRRLQESKQLDAEFEIEKLQEETERYQRNYFEQPIRSVLDVIRDKQRKNYLVILGDPGSGKSTLLQYLALDWVEKTLEQNDFNLPIPLLIELRNYQRDRNTGNCNDFLQFYHNSPNCFYHLNQHKLHKQLKAGNALVMFDGLDEIFEPTKREEVITCIHRFTNEYPDVQVIVTSRIIGYKQQQLRDAEFRHFMLQDLEPAQIKDFIERWHDKTFSQAEERDKNIKRERLQRVINESKAIAELAQNPLLLTMMAILNLKRELPRDRSELYKDASEVLLHNWDDGRNLKPDERLDIIDYKDKQAMLRQVAYLMQTSEKGLAGNIIYADDLEAIFTKYLQSIPVGDARDKARRLMKQLRDRNFILCFLGADYYAFVHRTFLEYFCAWEFVWQFEKERSITIEFLKTEVFGKHWQDETWHEVLLLIAGMIDAKFVGEILDYLMAQDGEKEKFINLFLAAKCFAEVRNRSVITLVDNKLLNELKDLTKYDLWYYYSLSDNEEIKLVHEVCTQAVAIIAAIWKENSDTLHWLKDLANADNQWYVRCAAIEALASNFPDESDTCSFLKNRLTADNSWSVRGAAIQALANNFKDDPDIRSILKDRASADNQWYVRCAAIEALASNFKDDPDTRSFLKNRATADNSGDVRGAAIQALASNFKDEPDTRSILKDCATIDNDRNVRCAAIQALASNFKDEPDICSIFKDLATIDNDRNVRCAAIQALASNFKDEPDTRSILKDLATTDKSGDVRGAAIEALASNFKDEPDTCSILKDRATADKSRDVRCAAIEALASNFKDEPDTCSILKDCATIDNDRNVRRAAIQALASNFKDEPGICSIFKDLATADKSGDVRRAAIQALASNFKDEPDTCSILKDLATADKSGNVRRAAIQTLASNFKDEPDTHSFLKERATADDDGDVRRAAIQTLAKHFRNQPELFEIYYNCAVNDSFEGSHDPWSHPNPRRIALEVIIKQFPQHPQTLPLLRDKAENDPDEQVRNFAQQKLKQWGE; encoded by the coding sequence ATGTTTATCCCGCAAAATGTGCGGCAAGTTTATCAGGTTTTACCCGAACTGCCTAAAGAACATCTCCGCAGGCTACAAGAAAGTAAGCAATTAGATGCGGAATTTGAAATAGAAAAACTTCAAGAAGAAACAGAACGTTATCAACGCAATTATTTTGAGCAGCCAATCCGTTCAGTATTAGATGTTATTCGAGATAAGCAACGCAAAAATTATCTAGTTATTTTAGGCGATCCTGGTTCCGGTAAGTCTACTTTGTTGCAATACCTAGCGTTGGATTGGGTAGAAAAAACTCTCGAACAAAATGATTTTAATCTGCCAATCCCTTTGCTGATTGAATTACGCAATTATCAGCGCGATCGCAACACAGGTAATTGTAATGATTTTCTCCAATTTTACCATAATAGTCCCAATTGTTTTTATCACCTCAATCAGCATAAATTGCATAAGCAGCTAAAGGCTGGTAACGCTTTAGTCATGTTTGATGGTTTGGATGAAATCTTTGAACCGACTAAGCGGGAAGAAGTAATTACCTGTATTCATCGCTTCACTAATGAATATCCCGATGTGCAGGTTATTGTCACTTCTCGGATCATCGGCTATAAGCAGCAACAATTGCGAGATGCAGAGTTTCGCCACTTTATGTTGCAAGATTTAGAACCAGCACAAATTAAAGATTTTATTGAGCGTTGGCATGATAAAACTTTTAGTCAAGCGGAAGAAAGAGATAAAAATATCAAACGAGAGCGGCTACAAAGAGTAATTAATGAATCAAAAGCAATTGCAGAACTCGCACAAAATCCTCTGCTGTTAACTATGATGGCAATTCTCAACCTCAAGCGAGAATTACCCAGAGATAGAAGTGAACTGTATAAAGATGCTTCAGAGGTTCTGTTGCATAATTGGGACGACGGACGCAATTTAAAGCCCGATGAACGTCTGGATATTATTGATTATAAAGATAAACAGGCAATGTTGCGTCAAGTTGCTTATCTTATGCAAACCAGTGAAAAAGGTTTAGCTGGCAACATTATCTATGCGGATGATTTAGAAGCAATCTTCACTAAATATCTGCAAAGCATACCAGTGGGTGATGCTAGAGATAAAGCCAGACGGTTGATGAAACAACTGCGCGATCGCAACTTTATTTTATGTTTCTTGGGCGCAGATTACTATGCCTTTGTGCATCGGACTTTTTTAGAATATTTCTGTGCTTGGGAGTTTGTCTGGCAGTTTGAGAAGGAACGCAGTATTACAATTGAGTTTCTCAAAACAGAAGTATTTGGCAAACACTGGCAAGATGAAACTTGGCATGAGGTGTTGCTGTTAATTGCCGGAATGATTGATGCGAAATTTGTTGGTGAAATTCTTGATTACTTGATGGCGCAAGATGGGGAAAAGGAAAAGTTTATCAACTTGTTTTTAGCAGCTAAGTGTTTTGCAGAAGTGAGAAATCGCTCGGTGATTACGTTAGTCGATAATAAATTACTTAATGAGCTAAAAGACTTAACTAAATATGACCTCTGGTACTATTACTCCCTCTCTGATAACGAAGAAATTAAGCTAGTTCACGAAGTTTGCACTCAAGCAGTAGCAATAATTGCTGCAATTTGGAAAGAAAACAGCGATACGTTACACTGGCTTAAAGACCTCGCCAATGCTGATAATCAATGGTATGTGCGATGTGCAGCCATCGAAGCATTAGCCAGTAATTTCCCAGATGAATCGGACACCTGCTCGTTTCTCAAAAACCGCCTCACTGCCGATAATTCATGGAGCGTGAGAGGTGCAGCTATCCAAGCATTAGCCAACAATTTTAAAGATGACCCAGACATCCGCTCGATTCTCAAAGACCGCGCCAGTGCTGATAATCAATGGTATGTGCGATGTGCAGCCATCGAAGCATTAGCCAGTAATTTCAAAGATGACCCTGACACCCGCTCGTTTCTCAAAAACCGCGCCACTGCTGATAATTCTGGGGATGTGCGAGGTGCAGCCATCCAAGCATTAGCCAGTAATTTTAAAGATGAGCCAGACACCCGCTCGATTCTCAAAGACTGCGCCACTATTGATAATGATAGGAATGTGCGATGTGCAGCTATCCAAGCATTAGCCAGCAATTTCAAAGATGAGCCGGATATTTGCTCAATTTTCAAAGACCTGGCCACTATTGATAATGATAGGAATGTGCGATGTGCAGCTATCCAAGCATTAGCCAGCAATTTTAAAGATGAGCCAGACACCCGCTCGATTCTCAAAGACCTGGCCACTACTGATAAATCTGGAGATGTGCGAGGTGCAGCCATCGAAGCATTAGCCAGCAATTTCAAAGATGAGCCGGACACCTGCTCAATTCTCAAAGACCGCGCCACTGCTGATAAATCTAGGGATGTGCGATGTGCAGCCATCGAAGCATTAGCCAGCAATTTCAAAGATGAGCCGGACACCTGCTCAATTCTCAAAGACTGCGCCACTATTGATAATGATAGGAATGTGCGACGTGCAGCTATCCAAGCATTAGCCAGCAATTTCAAAGATGAGCCGGGTATTTGCTCAATTTTCAAAGACCTGGCCACTGCTGATAAATCTGGGGATGTGCGACGTGCAGCTATCCAAGCATTAGCTAGCAATTTCAAAGATGAGCCGGACACCTGCTCAATTCTCAAAGACCTGGCCACTGCTGATAAATCTGGGAATGTGCGACGTGCAGCCATCCAAACATTAGCCAGCAATTTCAAAGATGAGCCGGACACCCACTCGTTTCTTAAAGAACGCGCCACTGCTGATGATGATGGGGATGTGCGACGTGCAGCCATCCAAACATTAGCCAAACACTTCAGGAATCAGCCTGAGTTGTTTGAGATTTACTACAACTGCGCTGTCAATGATTCCTTTGAAGGTAGCCATGATCCCTGGTCGCACCCCAACCCTCGGCGCATTGCACTGGAGGTAATTATCAAGCAATTTCCTCAGCATCCCCAGACTTTACCACTGTTGCGCGACAAAGCAGAGAATGACCCAGATGAACAAGTGCGAAACTTTGCTCAACAGAAGTTAAAGCAGTGGGGAGAGTAA
- a CDS encoding type II toxin-antitoxin system HicA family toxin: MPKKIRELKSLLLQAGFTYRRGKGSHTNWYHPLLSGRVTISGKDGNDAKAYQEKDVNNALQRLKEIKKAQEEEQE, from the coding sequence ATGCCCAAGAAAATCAGAGAACTCAAAAGCTTGTTGCTACAAGCAGGGTTTACATACCGTCGTGGGAAAGGTAGCCACACTAATTGGTATCATCCCTTGCTATCTGGAAGAGTTACTATATCAGGTAAAGACGGGAATGATGCTAAAGCTTATCAGGAGAAAGACGTTAATAATGCACTCCAAAGGCTAAAAGAAATTAAAAAGGCTCAAGAGGAAGAACAAGAATGA
- a CDS encoding type II toxin-antitoxin system HicB family antitoxin, which produces MNSHYTIIIQWSDEDECFVVSFPEWGEFCHTHGDTYEEAFKNAQEVLEMLIESSLADGQPLPEPKTLEKSLK; this is translated from the coding sequence ATGAATTCTCACTACACAATAATTATTCAGTGGTCTGATGAAGATGAGTGTTTTGTTGTGAGTTTTCCCGAATGGGGAGAGTTTTGTCATACTCACGGAGATACTTACGAAGAAGCTTTCAAAAATGCTCAAGAAGTTTTAGAAATGCTGATTGAATCATCTTTGGCTGACGGACAACCTCTACCAGAGCCAAAAACACTAGAAAAATCGTTAAAATAA
- a CDS encoding HigA family addiction module antitoxin, which produces MNNNRLPNIYPGEILQLEFLEPLNITPYRLSKDIGVTQTRISEILSGKRTITADTALRLSRYFGNSAQFWLNLQTQYDIRQALEENAEVYNQIPTLSFNDVT; this is translated from the coding sequence ATGAACAATAACCGTCTGCCAAATATCTACCCTGGAGAAATCCTACAACTAGAATTTTTGGAGCCACTAAATATCACTCCTTATCGATTAAGCAAAGATATAGGTGTAACTCAGACAAGAATCAGTGAAATTTTATCTGGAAAACGTACTATTACAGCAGATACAGCTTTGCGTTTATCTCGCTATTTTGGTAACAGCGCTCAGTTTTGGTTGAATTTACAAACGCAATACGATATACGTCAAGCTCTTGAAGAAAATGCAGAAGTTTATAATCAAATACCTACACTTTCATTTAATGATGTAACCTAA
- a CDS encoding type II toxin-antitoxin system RelE/ParE family toxin: protein MTIVTQSDRIVIVSFKSEETKLIFDGFISSQYPPNIQKTALRKLLIIDAATSINDLRVPPGNRLEKLLGNRKGQYSIRINEQWRICFVWTDENNVSEVEIVDYH from the coding sequence TTGACGATAGTAACGCAAAGCGATAGGATTGTGATTGTTAGTTTTAAATCTGAAGAGACAAAGCTTATCTTTGACGGCTTTATATCTTCTCAGTATCCGCCCAATATCCAGAAAACTGCTTTACGAAAATTGCTTATTATTGACGCTGCAACATCAATTAACGATTTACGTGTTCCACCGGGTAATCGTTTAGAAAAGCTACTTGGCAATAGGAAAGGGCAGTACAGTATTCGTATTAACGAGCAATGGCGAATCTGCTTTGTGTGGACGGATGAGAACAATGTTTCGGAAGTTGAAATAGTAGATTATCACTGA
- a CDS encoding glycerophosphodiester phosphodiesterase, producing MQNAFPIIIAHRGASGYRPEHTLAAYELAIALGADYIEPDLVSTKDGVLIARHENEISETTDVASHAEFSHLQTTKIIDGESKTGWFTEDFTLREIKTLRAKERIPQVRSQNTAYDGLLEIPTLQEIIDLVKVKSGKINREIGIYPETKHPTYFQSIGLALEPPLLATLTANGYQGANAPVFIQSFEVGNLQDLSTKTDLPLVQLLNDTGKPYDFIVNGCNRNYADLVTPSGLAEIAKYAQAIGIHKNLLVPRDSNGKLRRRGAACRQISPTSLVIDAHAAGLLVHVWTFRNEDCFLPLDFQGNPQGEYELFFSLGVDGVFSDYPDTATTLLLSGNLVEE from the coding sequence ATGCAAAATGCATTTCCAATTATCATTGCACACCGAGGCGCTAGCGGCTATCGTCCAGAACATACTTTAGCTGCTTATGAGTTAGCAATCGCACTAGGCGCTGATTATATTGAACCTGATTTAGTCTCTACCAAAGACGGTGTTTTAATTGCTCGTCACGAAAATGAGATTTCTGAAACTACTGATGTTGCAAGCCATGCAGAGTTTAGCCACCTGCAAACTACCAAAATAATTGATGGTGAATCAAAAACTGGCTGGTTTACTGAAGACTTTACCCTCAGAGAAATAAAAACACTACGAGCCAAAGAGCGAATTCCCCAAGTGCGATCGCAAAATACCGCTTATGATGGACTCTTAGAAATTCCCACGCTGCAAGAAATCATCGATTTAGTCAAGGTTAAAAGTGGCAAAATTAATCGAGAGATTGGCATTTACCCAGAAACTAAGCACCCAACTTACTTTCAATCTATTGGGTTAGCTCTAGAACCACCCCTACTTGCAACTTTAACAGCCAACGGTTATCAGGGAGCTAACGCACCTGTTTTCATTCAGTCTTTTGAAGTGGGTAATTTACAAGATTTATCTACAAAGACTGATTTACCTTTGGTGCAATTGCTGAATGACACTGGTAAACCTTATGATTTTATCGTTAATGGCTGCAATCGCAACTATGCAGATTTAGTCACACCATCAGGTTTAGCAGAAATTGCTAAATATGCACAAGCGATTGGAATTCATAAAAATTTACTAGTTCCTAGAGACAGCAATGGTAAATTGCGTAGACGAGGAGCGGCTTGTCGCCAGATATCGCCTACATCTTTAGTCATAGATGCTCATGCAGCTGGTTTGCTGGTTCATGTCTGGACTTTCCGCAATGAAGACTGCTTTTTGCCACTGGATTTTCAAGGAAATCCCCAAGGTGAATATGAACTATTTTTCAGCTTAGGTGTTGATGGCGTATTTAGTGACTACCCAGATACAGCAACTACCCTACTATTAAGTGGTAATTTAGTAGAAGAATAA
- a CDS encoding DUF3466 family protein, with the protein MTAISLTASKSALAISLYSVTDLGSLTGEAYSYATGINDSGEVAINSLSRSFLYSNGSLQEISPLPGDNQLAVSSINNLGQVVGNSANSNNFTTNNPFLYSNGITQPLPIQNAIPYAINDRTQIVGGAGELGAFLYSNGAVTSIGSLDSVAYSLNNLGQIVGVLNSSTAFLYENGQTTNLGTLPNYAYSAAFDINDSGQVVGNSGLTGIDDGRAFLYSSSTGLQDLGRLRPTDLFSFAGGINNLGQVVGFSGTNYNFFAPDGNGLRAFLYSDNTLYDLNDLIAPGSDAGFTLTAAYAINNNGQIAGRGAVNGELRAFLLTPVSSVSVPEPTSSVSILSFGVVVTLFAALKRKLYSSSAAIQQRS; encoded by the coding sequence TTGACCGCAATCAGTCTTACCGCATCCAAGTCGGCGTTGGCAATATCTCTATATTCAGTTACTGACTTAGGCAGTCTTACAGGAGAAGCTTACAGTTACGCTACAGGCATCAATGACTCAGGTGAAGTAGCCATTAATTCTTTGAGTAGGTCTTTTTTATACAGTAATGGTTCACTTCAAGAAATTAGTCCCCTGCCTGGTGATAATCAACTTGCAGTGAGTAGTATCAATAACTTGGGGCAAGTAGTTGGTAATTCGGCTAATAGTAATAACTTTACTACAAATAACCCTTTCCTATACAGCAATGGCATCACCCAACCCCTCCCAATTCAAAATGCTATTCCTTATGCAATTAACGATCGCACCCAAATAGTAGGGGGAGCAGGCGAACTTGGCGCTTTTTTATACAGTAATGGTGCAGTAACCAGCATAGGATCTCTTGATAGTGTTGCCTACAGTTTAAATAACTTGGGACAAATAGTGGGTGTTCTCAATTCAAGCACAGCTTTTCTGTACGAAAACGGTCAGACTACTAATTTGGGAACTCTGCCAAATTATGCGTACAGCGCAGCATTTGATATTAATGACTCAGGACAAGTAGTTGGTAATTCGGGACTCACTGGAATAGATGATGGTCGTGCTTTTCTGTACAGTTCCAGCACGGGACTCCAAGACCTCGGTAGGTTACGTCCTACAGATTTGTTCAGTTTTGCTGGGGGGATTAATAATTTAGGTCAAGTAGTCGGGTTTTCTGGCACTAACTATAACTTTTTTGCACCAGATGGCAATGGTTTGCGGGCTTTTCTTTATAGTGATAACACTCTATACGACTTAAACGATCTGATTGCTCCTGGTTCAGACGCTGGCTTTACCTTGACAGCAGCATATGCGATTAACAATAATGGACAAATTGCTGGCCGTGGTGCAGTTAATGGTGAATTACGCGCCTTCCTCTTGACGCCAGTCTCATCTGTCTCTGTACCTGAACCAACTTCAAGCGTTTCGATTTTGTCTTTCGGTGTTGTTGTAACTTTATTTGCAGCACTCAAGCGCAAACTTTACTCTAGCAGTGCAGCCATACAACAAAGAAGTTAA
- a CDS encoding class I SAM-dependent methyltransferase yields the protein MKDIFFCPEESNFYSNCLESFVFRNCQNSESIVEFGSGDGSPVINSLLRNNFDGVIQGFELNTSAWKAANSTIDEYNLTNKYIIHNSSLFNSSQLDAEYLVANPPYLPAPDNDIYMPLLFGGVDGATVTNDLLSLDYENVLVLISSFSNPINTLDLAKENGYSVQNFMVLPLQFGYYSSDPKVKNHIEELRKNQMAFYSGDYYFLAGVLFKKSHESAIDLSNQLAQVMTSL from the coding sequence ATGAAAGATATCTTTTTTTGTCCTGAAGAATCTAATTTCTACTCAAATTGTTTAGAAAGCTTCGTTTTCAGAAATTGTCAAAATTCCGAATCTATTGTGGAGTTTGGCTCAGGAGATGGCAGCCCTGTAATTAATTCGTTATTGAGAAACAACTTTGATGGTGTCATCCAGGGATTTGAATTAAATACTTCTGCATGGAAAGCCGCGAATTCAACCATTGATGAATACAATCTCACTAATAAATACATCATTCATAATTCATCTTTGTTTAATTCTTCTCAACTGGATGCCGAGTATCTTGTAGCTAATCCACCTTATCTACCCGCACCAGATAATGATATTTATATGCCACTCTTGTTTGGGGGTGTCGATGGAGCCACAGTTACCAACGATCTTTTATCGTTAGATTATGAAAATGTGTTGGTTTTAATATCTAGCTTTTCTAATCCAATAAATACGTTAGATTTAGCAAAAGAAAATGGTTATTCTGTTCAAAACTTTATGGTGTTACCTTTGCAGTTCGGCTACTATAGCTCCGATCCCAAAGTAAAAAATCATATAGAAGAACTCCGAAAAAATCAGATGGCATTTTATTCTGGGGATTATTATTTTTTAGCTGGCGTTTTATTTAAGAAATCTCATGAGTCTGCAATTGATTTATCTAATCAATTAGCTCAGGTGATGACTAGTTTGTGA